CAAAGGTGCGCTCATGGATCGGACCGATGCTGGAGTTATGGAACGCCTTCTTTCCCTGCAGGAAAATGAAATAACCGCATTTACACGCACCTTGCGGCATCCAGCAGCAACCCGCACAACCGGCAGGTGCTCGAGGCGATAGCAGCGAAAGAGCAGCGGCATGCGGCAGTCTGGCAGGGACATCCGCCCCGACCGCGTTAAAGTGCTGCTGTATTCCCTGATTGCCCGCCTGTTCGGGCTGACTTTTGCCCTGAAACTGATGGAAAACGGGGAAAAAAGAGCGCAGCGACTGTATACCGATTTGGAATCTGTCATTCCCGAAACACGAAGCATCCGGGAGGATGAGGAGGCCCACGAACGCTCCCTTCTTGATCTCCTTGACGAAGACCGCCTGCGCTATGCCGGTTCAGTGGTGCTTGACCTGAACGACGCACGGGTGGAACTGACCGGCACGCTTGCGGCCCTCTCCTTTGCGCTCCAGAACACCCGGATCATTGCCGTTGCAGGGCTTATTACGGGAGTGGCAGCCTCTTTTTCGATGGCTGCATCGGCGTATCTCTCCGAGAAGGCGGATGAAGGATCGCGTGACCCCCTTCGGGCTTCATTTTACACGGGGAGCGCGTATGTGCTGACCGTGATCCTGCTGGTGCTTCCGTTTCTGCTCGTGCAATCGTATGTTCTGGCGCTGCTGATGACGGTTGCCATCGCGCTCGGCATCATCACGGTCTTTACCTTTTACCTTTCCGTCTCCAAAGACCTCAGTTTCACAAAACGATTCGTGGAAATGGCCGCGATCAGCATAAGTTTCGCCGCACTCTCCTTTGCCGTCGGGCTCTTGATACGCTCCGTAGTCGGCATTCACCTGTAACAGATCCGATACGTTGAATTTCCCGGCGAAAGGATAAACATTTGAAAGACTGAAGTTTCTCTCTATTCCGTATTCAATTTCATTAAAACGCCGAGAGGGAGATTTGAACTCCCGTGGTGCCAAGCACCAGAGGCTTTCGAGGCCCCCGCCTTCCCGGGCTAGACTATCTCGGCACGTGAAAAAGGTGCGGATTAATGTTGCCCTTCCGGTGGTATAATAGTAACGAAGTGTCCACCACTGTTTGTGGTCCCCATACGATGAGGGCGGGCAAATCGTTCAATAGTCTTAGTAACGATCGTGTCGTCACTTCGTCTCGTTAAGAAACAGGGAGAGGAAAGCCATGGCGAGGAAATTTGTTACCCCGACTGCGGTGGTGAGCAGGTGTATCGAATTCGATCACTGTCGCTGTAACGGCGACATGATCAGGAGCCATATCGTGGACCGGCTGAAGGAGTTCGTCGACTTCATCCCGGTCTGCCCGGAGGTGGAGATAGGGCTCGGCGTGCCGCGTGATCCCATTCGCATTGTCCGGAAAGGCGGGGCACAGTACCTTGTGCAGCCTGCAACCGGACGGGACGTTTCGGACGAGATGGCCCGTTTTGCCGAGTCGTTCCTCGACACGCTTCCCCATATCGACGGATTCATCCTCAAGAACAAGTCTCCCTCCTGCGGGATGAAAGAGGTAAGGGTCTATGCGGAAACGGACAAGGGGGCCAGCATCGGCAAAACGGACGGGTTCTTTGCCCGTTCTGTGCTCAAGAGGTTCCCCGGAATGCCCGTCGAGGACGAAGGCAGGCTCCGGAACATGCGTATCCGGGATCATTTCCTCACGAGGCTCTACACCTTTTCGGAGTTCCGGACGGTGCGGGCATCGGGGAGCGTGGGTGCCCTTGTCAGGTTTCATTCGGAGAACAAACTGCTGCTCCTGGCACATAATCAGAGACAGGAACGGGAGATGGGCAGAACGGTCGCAAATCACGACGGGCTCGCACCCGCTCTGCTAATGGAGCGCTACGGAGAGCAGCTCGCCCGTGCACTCGCCACGGCACCGCGGTACACCGCAAACGTCAATGCGCTGCTCCATGCCGGCGGCCATTTCCGGGACCGGCTGACCCGCGAGGAGAAAGCATTCTTCCTTGACGCGGTGGAGAAATACCGGGAAGGGAGGATCTCCATCTGTGCACCGAAAAACATCCTCAAATCATGGATCGTGAGGTTCGGCGAAGATCGCCTCGATCACCAGACATTCTTCGCCACCTACCCGGACCGGCTGATGGAGCTCGATCCCGCGGATCTGGACCGCGGCCGCGATCTCTGGACCTGAGGACGCCCTGCCAATAACCCGTATCCACATGGGCAGACCCGGATCACCGTACCTGAAAGGCCGGTTTCAGGTTTCAATCCGGTCTTTGCCTGCCATGTGACGTCATACGTGTTCGTGCCGAACCGGTTTCCGATGCGGTATGCGGTAATCGGGTATTGCCCGTTCGGTTAAAGCTTTGGGAGTGGGTAAAAGGAAAATCAGGCTGGAAGGGAGATTAAAGAGCAAAATGCCATCTTTGAACTGGGCGGGTCGAGGGACGCCGTTAGGGCCAGCTCTGAAAAATGTCTGAAAATTAGTGTTTCTGCCGTTCCAGCAG
This genomic stretch from Methanoculleus sp. SDB harbors:
- a CDS encoding cytoplasmic protein, with amino-acid sequence MARKFVTPTAVVSRCIEFDHCRCNGDMIRSHIVDRLKEFVDFIPVCPEVEIGLGVPRDPIRIVRKGGAQYLVQPATGRDVSDEMARFAESFLDTLPHIDGFILKNKSPSCGMKEVRVYAETDKGASIGKTDGFFARSVLKRFPGMPVEDEGRLRNMRIRDHFLTRLYTFSEFRTVRASGSVGALVRFHSENKLLLLAHNQRQEREMGRTVANHDGLAPALLMERYGEQLARALATAPRYTANVNALLHAGGHFRDRLTREEKAFFLDAVEKYREGRISICAPKNILKSWIVRFGEDRLDHQTFFATYPDRLMELDPADLDRGRDLWT